A DNA window from Danio aesculapii chromosome 14, fDanAes4.1, whole genome shotgun sequence contains the following coding sequences:
- the ptcd3 gene encoding pentatricopeptide repeat domain-containing protein 3, mitochondrial has product MASSCSQALRHHACKSSKILRIHLQKSWPKRSFTAYQQPAVSSQEEVVIPKKKTWSKEAVLQALASTVKRDPTASDYRLQDDPYLTPKTSTDFKIFSLSQESGRNAAKYFINTYPKYFEKDYAQPHIPCLMPETLEAQLEDVSEAALKERIELRKVKAAVDLYDQLLQAGTSVSLDVTNDLLDLICLYGDADPVQETFVAEQRNEEMEDIQDETQTKKGRSPKASDLLKTSWKKNNNAERIFGLLSEPNTRSYSALIRGMVKHAAYAQAFSTYTDLLNNRLTADVHIFNALLAAVPAVRPKYNEKWELILDLLKQMAEQKVKPNLLTLNAVLKSLRRCGALGRSQAFPVISEMKVLSIEPSLASYNHLLSIFYKSGPQVQTQTDVLVEVMNEVSGKSFTPQDPDDAQFFTTAMRICLDTKDMEQAYRVHELLGVGDNWRFLGSDFQRSIYYAWFFSLLCMMENIDVVLKWYRDLVPSVYYPSSNAMFDLLRALDTDSRLDLIPKIWKDMKQLGHGNRQKLVEEVLTLMAREKHSPEVQESFADCALDIMKMYDTNERGKVMMSWTASSLSDTTIILLAANRRQEAWEMLKLFRSHNRVPSAELLNQFLTSVKEAGQVNQAVELVQISAAFCLSETPKLIQRVQEEFELSEEHKNILSELEIQTFNGD; this is encoded by the exons ATGGCGTCCTCCTGTTCGCAAGCTCTCAGGCATCATGCCTGTAAGAGTAGCAAAATATTGCGCATTCATCTGCAGAAATCATGGCCTAAAAG GAGTTTTACAGCATATCAACAACCTGCCGTTTCTTCACAAG aggAAGTAGTCATTCCAAAGAAGAAAACATG GAGTAAAGAGGCTGTCTTGCAGGCACTGGCATCAACTGTGAAAAGG GATCCAACTGCATCAGATTACAGACTCCAGGATGATCCATATCTCACTCCAAAAACATCAACAGATTTT AAAATATTTTCCCTCTCCCAGGAGTCCGGCAGAAATGCAGCCAAATATTTTATCAATACGTATCCAAAATACTTTGAGAAAGACTACGCACAGCCCCATATTCCT TGTTTAATGCCAGAGACTCTGGAAGCTCAGTTGGAGGATGTGTCTGAAGCGGCTCTCAAAGAAAGAATTGAGCTGAGGAAAGTCAAAGCTGCTGTGGATTTATATGACCAACTGCTGCAGGCTG GCACATCAGTGTCTTTGGACGTGACCAATGATCTGTTAGATCTGATCTGTTTATATGGAGATGCTGATCCTGTACAGGAGACTTTTGTAGCGGAACAGCGGAATGAGGAAATG GAAGACATCCAGGATGAAACACAAACTAAAAAAGGAAGATCACCCAAGGCTTCTGATTTGCTGAAGACCTCCTGGAA AAAGAATAATAACGCTGAGAGAATTTTTGGGCTGTTGTCAGAGCCGAACACACGCTCATACAGCGCTCTGATCCGCGGCATGGTGAAG CATGCCGCTTACGCCCAAGCATTCAGCACCTACACTGACCTGCTCAACAACCGACTTACAG ctgaTGTCCACATCTTCAATGCCTTGCTTGCAGCTGTCCCAGCAGTACGACCGAAGTACAATGAAAAATGGGAACTGATACTG GATCTTTTAAAGCAGATGGCAGAACAAAAGGTCAAGCCGAATCTTCTGACGTTGAATGCCGTCCTGAAGTCTTTGAGACGCTGTGGTGCTCTGGGAAGATCACAGGCCTTTCCTGTGATCAGTGAGATGAAAGTTCTGTCTATCG agcccAGTCTGGCCTCTTACAATCACCTGCTCTCCATATTTTATAAATCAG GTCCCCAAGTTCAGACTCAAACTGATGTTTTAGTGGAAGTGATGAATGAGGTGTCGGGAAAGAGCTTTACTCCTCAGGACCCTGATGATG cTCAGTTCTTCACCACTGCTATGAGGATT TGTCTTGACACTAAAGACATGGAGCAGGCCTACAGGGTTCATGAGCTGCTGGGGGTTGGAGACAACTGGAGATTTCTGGGAAGTGATTTCCAGCGGAGCATCTACTA tgCATGGTTCTTCAGTCTGCTTTGTATGATGGAGAACATTGATGTAGTGCTGAAGTGGTACAGAGATCTCGTTCCTTCA GTTTACTATCCCAGCTCTAATGCCATGTTCGATCTACTGCGAGCGCTTGATACCGACAGCAGATTAGATCTCATCCCAAAAATATGGAAAG ATATGAAACAGTTGGGTCATGGCAACAGACAGAAGCTGGTGGAGGAAGTGCTGACACTTATGGCAAGAGAGAAGCACAGTCCAGAG GTGCAGGAGTCATTTGCTGATTGCGCGCTGGACATAATGAAAATGTATGACACAAATGAGCGAGGCAAGGTCATGATGAGCTGGACAGCCAGTTCTCTCTCTGACACCACCATTATTCTACTAGCTGCTAACAGGAGACAAGAAGCCTG GGAAATGCTGAAACTCTTCAGAAGCCACAACAGAGTTCCCAG TGCGGAGCTGCTGAATCAGTTCTTGACTAGTGTGAAGGAGGCTGGTCAAGTCAATCAGGCAGTGGAGCTGGTGCAGATCTCAGCCGCCTTCTGTCTGTCAGAGACCCCCAAACTCATCCAGAGGGTCCAGGAGGAGTTTGAGCTCTCGGAGGAACACAA GAACATCTTGTCTGAGCTGGAGATTCAGACTTTTAATGGTGATTAA